One Triticum dicoccoides isolate Atlit2015 ecotype Zavitan chromosome 5B, WEW_v2.0, whole genome shotgun sequence genomic window carries:
- the LOC119305618 gene encoding origin of replication complex subunit 6-like: MDMSAIAARLGLSGSRPVVRKAAELRRLCDINFDSSVLGIGEVCKAIICLEITATKFQVIFDRSEAVRMSGMSEKAYIRSFNALQNGLGVKTTLDVRELGIQFGCVRLIPFVQKGLVLYKERFLAALPPPRRSSTDFGRQVFTAAAFYLCAKRHKLKVDKLKLIDLCGTSSSEFTTVLTSMGDICFDVFGIAKEKKDPTSIKGNRELLDVLPSKRKHEDDSDHSDESSGDDNDDELDLPTHKRHKKMEK, translated from the exons ATGGACATGTCGGCGATCGCCGCCCGCCTCGGCCTCTCCGGCTCCCGCCCCGTCGTGCGCAAGGCCGCCGAGCTCCGACGCCTCTGCGACATCAACTTCGACTCCTCCGTCCTCGGCATC GGGGAGGTGTGCAAGGCCATCATCTGCCTCGAGATCACCGCGACCAA GTTTCAGGTGATATTTGATCGGTCAGAGGCGGTGCGGATGAGTGGGATGTCGGAGAAGGCATACATCAGATCGTTCAACGCACTGCAAAATGGCCTTGGCGTCAA GACGACATTGGATGTGCGTGAATTGGGCATCCAGTTTGGCTGTGTCAGGCTGATACCTTTTGTGCAGAAGGGATTGGTGCT GTACAAGGAGCGTTTCTTGGCTGCATTGCCTCCTCCTCGGCGCTCAAGCACAGACTTTGGTCGGCAGGTGTTTACTGCAGCAGCGTTCTATTTATGTGCAAAGAGGCATAAG CTCAAAGTTGACAAACTGAAGCTAATTGACCTGTGTGGTACATCTAGCTCTGAATTTACAACG GTTTTGACATCTATGGGAGACATTTGTTTTGATGTTTTTGGGATAGCCAAGGAGAAGAAAGACCCAACCTCCATCAAAGGAAATAGAG AACTGCTGGATGTTTTGCCTAGCAAAAGGAAACATGAGGATGACAGCGATCATTCCGATGAATCATCGggggatgacaatgatgatgagctAGAT